From the genome of Nasonia vitripennis strain AsymCx chromosome 1, Nvit_psr_1.1, whole genome shotgun sequence, one region includes:
- the LOC100122107 gene encoding protein ELYS isoform X2: MKELEETNCEVRNVLNFTLPLWNQSVNNWGSQEEPMTTDGSNESNQDQTLGGFLNSDCKYAWLSCGTRLVVIDVRCGKCISHWNFSYKITSVSPFPTESAGKIPLLLVGLDNDAIRIKDSIGHLCIFNCCNTTILATIQVPAGVEKACVIHGGAEWEEFNEKRPDTVLAGNTGLIFAALRNLQHIVIDANRLLWANSVWDGKDVISKLEFVNPLNSSTTTSKNKKEPTHLAYDLMDKEIEQYMGFDRNDFESTPLYDESLCSVLLSSTKIGCLITGCLGRVIIWQNDGSIGWISPPFDADNNAYVTHVALLEPSDDPRPFYYLWVACQNDSQESSAVLRMYAMLFNKKRNCEKAGESSLYFSLESEPSLKFELELEQGERVHSLLAVERENSRDSADCSLRGHGEDSLLLIGTSERLLMFDLNRWYKEQMPRTMAECRNPNSVMASYRTKQEDDDRKEIIACSFIPKSLREFPKGPTSPEELFYPNSLTLEWVELGLDNLTFWLARGVQTELLREIMIAGPIVLVKPTETYRRCLAAGLMPFDSLPQDHALDAEKCHQREMLLCLCLEQRWTKFLSRCANEWSDGSAAYLYPEFIRWGVQRASELKLCADSLCVPLFDQSGANIGEAEVKTLRFCCQQLECLTNVVSKLPNLESDLEKQRRTLKRIATYLEVLLWFYDVGLLPENQVIEEEEEEDMPQITLLSKIPYPRDKLVELYKKKRVASNGEEKEEEKLFIDQLIYHDCLRLRAQWEKEAGYEVPDHGGFYPPPSLQSLLRSFLVDCHRDDPDVTAATASAVDDQQADELDQAEMESKHSIAIYLLMDIAMLLQGTNPAVDRLIKYPSAFKLSPSLIKMTQAFWLLDHDDYDGFFKIITGQLIHSSDIKDWHHKLAIMALLKADQHKLALAYMRILKPPLASLDDQGTMITLSVGQGLVESAFHARPPSHYAQLLTKFFEACKANGKLGDILQLSLDTEEEEAFIKFLKKNDCDDTRLLYYLQRCRHTEASDLFTLDRMLNTRSNSTASKIQPNTLKVLSAFNATLPDITRHFATNYAKSTIPNSLASNKPIQPLQHQLSFMDPSSVMTNAGTGRCYPRPMSQCRDKLRGIYEIAVSKTRETCLKADRPGSSLTHVPFIDAPCSTIVFCSRASGNLPEPTDAYNVLYPEKKVINGGKRTHNMMAEGDDNADSNIEKKRRRLENGTADMSSGDNQARLTRRLSMSNVCETPLVQRKLRPDVQTDSNGLNIETPHSILKIRELFRRNSDSPGYGFKNNLASEKEEYITHCASENVRPARQIRFSMDRMSGNGDTSSVNESKVEDPETESNYSTSSKNIEEESCAEEAFYSPNVSNKSLRNSSILSDGSVTKFIHGPRARRSLRRSSMLSGQSSDYQSNKTTSSANTTLDVSELDTSSEKSKKASNFSSLSPRKSILNSPSLYNASILSGDTSIEVSPFKRPFTLNNERNNDDETDESDNQSEDSQEVVAELNDTGLDKDSSVEPSIKEPEEKDEDEGIIEEEIDEEEKEAQNEEPNDDQMESQNEDVEEEGGGGANIDKSASSAYNLSQQNEISEDEDEQKFEQQPQKALEKEEEDEEEVDEDDTFQSLNNSANNAVASEITANCIRELENNIDLESRFSFISSVQQRTTIRRYEYNQDYSLTKNITLEKRDSSSFNYSLTKPIFLDSCGIARLQDSIVITDDESNDAVEVEQAGLEPVDIPPEEITEGEEQEGEEAELTLNLSGSDDSDVERKLKSNGSANIKEGEKNKEQELKIEKETRSFVSELSESSSDSGLIKRELQQVTPKKEESRGSRLQSSSSTKSDDLEGEGTPLRRSGRQHVTSIRQVPTPRRSIKSMSTSPGSKQLGETVAASSRKVSIDSEKRDTSAVTKEIKKILSHAIASNNPAKQIEEKRELEKPQKSPISKTTSRKPQTSSREPSQEKTLSQSKLEDSPTITSKRTTRTTRAGSVAKDATAKQHEPVRKTRAASIAKESAIVEMSVADEDVIDEPKEKKGRGRPPKVSKNITSNVTPKKESIKAKSEDSDETPEEVVKVAKSRATRTTSQLPKDTSAVKATTRKTRAGSVAADEVTAAHEEKPTRKTRAGSVAVDEKDKPVRRTRAGSVAVDEEDKPARKTRAGSVAVDEEDKPVRKTRAGSVAVDEEDKPARKTRAGSVVVDEEAHEAERPVRKTRGASVAKEDETVTSRKTRASSMAKESSNTTQEDSKSVPKRGTRASSLAKDMSNAEVADDTLGKRSSRKRGNSVPKEVPAIIVEPPRLTSRGRRSTSLLKEVILEESISQLDSPASSKRNRLPRAIEQAAVSSPASNTRSRRSSIQSVPEEIEEVVNQPVQTSRTTSKNTSESKDESRTRRATSVDSSVIPPTGKRLTRSVLAKTSILEEIIPEESTSKSPQTKKQPTRRKRATSLSVEAIEEAEKEKAKVKPKRGRKASENKDKGFLFSPPEEAGEITESGEECRTPIFKFSEPTGLQKFLTPVRYDDDEESSDMTTNLLKRDFQIDSERKTSARIQRHPRTCFVLPKKNKK, encoded by the exons ATGAAGGAACTAGAGGAAACCAATTGCGAG GTCCGAAATGTTTTAAATTTCACGCTACCACTATGGAATCAGTCAGTCAACAACTGGGGCTCCCAAGAGGAGCCTATGACTACAGATGGATCGAACGAATCAAACCAAGATCAGACATTGGGAGGGTTTCTAAATAGTGATTGCAAATATGCCTGGCTGAGCTGTGGGACTCGCTTGGTTGTGATAGATGTAAGATGCGGGAAGTGCATTAGCCATTGGAATTTTTCATACAAAATTACCTCCGTATCTCCATTTCCAACAGAGTCAGCGGGAAAAATACCGTTACTCCTAGTTGGATTAGATAACGATGCAATAAGAATCAAAGATTCGATTGGGCACTTGTGCATATTTAATTGCTGTAATACAACTATTTTAGCAACTATTCAA GTACCTGCAGGTGTTGAGAAAGCTTGTGTAATTCATGGAGGAGCAGAATGGGAAGAGTTTAATGAAAAAAGACCAGACACAGTACTTGCTGGAAATACAGGGTTAATTTTTGCTGCTTTACGAAATTTGCAGCACATAGTCATTGATGCTAATCGATTGCTTTGGGCCAATTCAGTTTGGGATGGAAAAGATGTCATATCAAAATTGGAATTTGTAAATCCCCTAAATTCATCCACAACTACCAGTAAAAACAAGAAAGAACCTACACATTTAGCCTATGATTTGATGGATAAGG AAATTGAACAGTACATGGGCTTTGACCGAAACGATTTTGAATCAACTCCTTTATACGACGAAAGCCTATGTTCAGTTCTTTTGAGCTCCACAAAAATCGGCTGTCTTATAACCGGTTGTCTGGGTCGCGTTATAATCTGGCAGAATGATGGCTCAATTGGCTGGATTAGTCCACCTTTTGATGCTGACAATAATGCATATGTCACGCATGTCGCTTTACTGGAACCCTCGGATGACCCTCGACCTTTTTACTATCTATGGGTCGCTTGTCAG AATGACTCCCAGGAATCTTCAGCCGTACTTCGCATGTATGCTatgttatttaacaaaaagcGCAACTGTGAAAAAGCTGGTGAATCGAGTTTGTACTTCAGTTTGGAGTCAGAGCCAAGTCTCAAATTCGAGCTAGAGCTAGAACAAGGTGAGCGCGTCCACAGTTTGCTAGCAGTCGAACGTGAAAATTCTCGTGACTCGGCCGACTGTAGCCTTCGCGGCCACGGCGAAGATAGTCTCTTACTCATTGGTACCAGTGAGCGACTGTTGATGTTTGATCTAAACCGCTGGTACAAGGAACAGATGCCTAGAACTATGGCAGAGTGTCGCAATCCAAACAGCGTTATGGCTAGCTACAGGACAAAGCAGGAAGATGACGACAGAAAAGAAATTATTGCTTGTAGCTTTATCCCAAAATCGTTGAGGGAATTTCCGAAAGGACCGACTTCACCTGAAGAGCTGTTCTATCCAAACTCATTAACACTGGAGTGGGTAGAGCTTGGGCTCGACAATTTAACGTTTTGGTTGGCAAGGGGCGTGCAAACCGAGTTGCTCAGGGAAATCATGATCGCTGGTCCGATTGTGCTAGTCAAACCGACCGAAACTTATCGTAGATGTCTCGCTGCTGGGCTG ATGCCGTTTGACTCATTACCGCAGGATCATGCATTGGACGCAGAAAAATGTCATCAACGCGAAATGCTTTTGTGTCTCTGTCTCGAGCAGCGCTGGACCAAATTTTTATCTCGCTGTGCCAACGAATGGTCAGACGGTAGCGCTGCTTATCTTTATCCAGAATTTATTCGCTGGGGTGTGCAACGCGCATCCGAACTCAAATTATGCGCAGATAGTCTATGCGTACCTCTCTTCGACCAGTCGGGGGCAAACATCGGCGAAGCTGAGGTAAAAACACTGAGGTTCTGCTGTCAGCAATTAGAGTGTCTCACCAACGTTGTTTCCAAATTGCCGAACCTTGAATCTGACTTAGAGAAGCAGAGAAGAACATTGAAGAGGATTGCTACATATCTAGAGGTTTTGCTTTGGTTTTACGATGTGGGATTGTTACCAGAGAATCAAGTAatcgaggaagaagaagaagaagatatGCCCCAGATCACATTATTATCCAAGATCCCGTATCCCCGAGATAAATTGGTCGAATTGtacaagaaaaaaagagtTGCTAGCAAtggagaagagaaagaagaagaaaagttgTTTATAGATCAGCTGATTTACCATGACTGCCTACGTCTGAGAGCACAATGGGAGAAAGAAGCAG gtTACGAGGTACCAGACCATGGGGGCTTCTACCCACCTCCATCTCTGCAATCTCTTTTGCGCAGTTTCCTCGTGGATTGCCATCGAGATGATCCGGACGTGACCGCTGCGACAGCTTCCGCTGTGGACGACCAGCAAGCAGATGAGCTCGATCAAGCCGAGATGGAGAGCAAGCATAGCATCGCCATTTACCTACTCATGGACATTGCGATGCTGCTACAAGGCACGAATCCTGCTGTCGATCGACTTATTAAATATCCTTCAGCCTTCAAACTGAGTCCCAGTTTGATTAAGATGACGCAAGCGTTTTGGCTACTCGACCACGATGACTACGATGGATTCTTTAAGATTATTACTGGACAACTTATACACAGTAGTGACATTAAAGACTGGCATCACAAGCTCGCTATTATGGCTCTTTTGAAAGCGGATCAACATAAACTAG cTCTCGCGTATATGCGAATACTAAAACCACCACTAGCTTCGCTGGATGATCAAGGCACGATGATCACCCTATCTGTAGGGCAAGGTCTTGTCGAGTCGGCATTTCATGCAAGACCACCTTCGCATTACGCGCAGCTACTTACTAAATTCTTTGAGGCATGCAAAGCGAATGGCAAGCTCGGTGATATATTGCAGCTGTCGCTTGATACTGAAGAAGAGGAGGCATTTATCAAGTTTCTGAAAAAAAACGATTGCGACGATACAAGATTGCTCTACTATCTGCAGAGATGCAGGCACACCGAAGCCAGTGATTTATTTACTTTGGACCGCATGCTGAATACTC GTTCAAATTCAACAGCATCGAAAATTCAACCAAACACTTTGAAGGTTCTAAGCGCGTTCAACGCAACGTTGCCGGATATTACACGACATTTTGCCACCAATTATGCTAAAAGTACTATACCTAATTCCTTAGCTTCGAACAAGCCCATTCAACCATTACAGCATCAGCTATCCTTTATGGACCCCAGCTCTGTGATGACGAACGCAGGGACTGGTCGATGTTACCCCCGACCCATGTCCCAGTGTCGCGACAAACTAAGGGGAATCTATGAGATTGCTGTCAGTAAAACTCGGGAAACCTGTCTCAAAGCCGACCGACCTGGTAGTTCCTTAACACATGTGCCTTTCATCGACGCACCATGTTCGACTATTGTTTTCTGCTCGAGAGCTAGCGGTAATTTGCCAGAGCCCACCGATGCGTATAATGTTTTGTATCCTGAAAAAAAGGTAATCAACGGGGGTAAGAGAACGCATAACATGATGGCTGAGGGGGATGACAACGCAGATTCGAATATCGAGAAGAAAAGGCGAAGGCTTGAAAATGGAACGGCGG ACATGTCGAGTGGTGACAACCAAGCTAGATTAACTCGTCGGCTGAGTATGAGTAATGTCTGTGAAACGCCACTTGTACAGCGTAAATTGCGACCCGACGTTCAAACGGATTCAAATGGTCTAAACATAGAGACTCCACACTCGATTCTCAAGATCCGAGAACTTTTTCGACGTAATTCCGACTCCCCCGGTTATGGTTTTAAAAAT AATTTGGCAagcgaaaaagaagaatacATAACACACTGTGCGTCTGAGAATGTAAGACCAGCTCGACAGATCAGGTTCAGTATGGACAGAATGAGCGGCAATGGTGACACGTCCTCTGTAAACGAATCTAAGGTTGAGGATCCAGAAACAGAAAGCAATTATAGTACTAGTAGCAAGAATATTGAAGAAGAATCTTG tgCTGAAGAAGCTTTTTATAGTCCAAACGTGAGTAACAAGTCATTGAGGAACAGTTCGATTTTATCAGACGGCAGCGTCACTAAGTTTATTCATGGTCCAAGAGCTAGGCGTAGCCTAAGAAGAAGTAGTATGTTGTCTGGACAGTCCAGTGACTATCAGTCTAATAAGACGACTTCTTCCGCTAATACAACTTTGGACGTGTCAGAAttg GACACTTCGAGCGAGAAGAGCAAAAAAGCATCGAACTTCTCATCCCTGAGCCCACGAAAATCCATCTTGAATTCGCCCTCGTTATATAACGCTTCAATCCTGTCTGGTGACACAAGTATAGAAGTTTCGCCTTTTAAGAGACCATTTACCCTTAATAACGAGCGCAACAACGACGACGAAACCGATGAGTCAGATAATCAGTCGGAGGATAGTCAAGAAGTTGTGGCTGAACTCAATGATACAGGTCTGGATAAGGATTCTTCAGTCGAGCCGTCTATTAAAGAACCTGAGGAGAAAGACGAAGATGAAGGCATAATCGAAGAGGAAATtgatgaagaagaaaaagaagcgcaGAATGAAGAACCAAATGATGACCAAATGGAAAGTCAGAACGAAGAtgtagaagaagaaggaggaggaggagcgaATATCGATAAGTCTGCATCATCAGCATATAATCTATCTCAACAAAACGAAATCAGCGAAGACGAAGATGAACAAAAATTCGAGCAACAACCTCAAAAAGCTCTCGAGAAGGAAgaggaagacgaagaagaagtcgACGAAGATGACACTTTCCAAAGCTTAAATAACTCTGCCAACAACGCAGTTGCATCCGAGATCACTGCAAATTGCATCCGCGAGCTCGAGAACAACATTGATCTCGAATCCAGATTTAGTTTTATCAGCAGCGTGCAACAGCGAACTACCATTCGAAGATACGAATACAATCAAGACTACAGTCTCACGAAGAATATTACTCTAGAAAAGCGTGACAGCTCGAGCTTTAATTATAGCCTGACAAAGCCGATCTTCCTTGATAGCTGCGGAATCGCCAGACTTCAGGATTCAATTGTTATTACAGATGACGAGTCGAACGATGCCGTTGAAGTCGAGCAAGCAGGTTTGGAACCAGTGGACATCCCGCCAGAGGAAATAACAGAAGGGGAAGAGCAAGAAGGCGAAGAGGCTGAGTTGACACTAAATCTATCTGGTTCGGATGATTCTGATGTGGAGAGAAAGTTAAAATCTAATGGATCAGCGAATATAAAAGAAggcgagaaaaataaagaacaaGAGCTTAAGATAGAGAAGGAAACTAGGTCATTTGTATCAGAACTGTCAGAGTCTTCTTCAGATTCAGGATTAATCAAGAGGGAACTGCAGCAGGTGACTCCCAAAAAAGAAGAATCTCGG GGTTCGCGATTGCAATCATCGTCATCAACAAAAAGCGATGATCTCGAAGGAGAAGGCACTCCGCTGAGGCGCAGCGGTAGGCAACATGTGACTAGTATCCGCCAGGTACCAACTCCCCGACGGTCCATTAAATCCATGTCAACGAGTCCTGGCAGTAAACAGTTGGGTGAAACAGTTGCTGCGAGTAGTAGAAAAG TTTCAATAGATAGCGAAAAGCGGGATACATCGGCGGTGacgaaagaaataaaaaaaattctctctcATGCGATTGCGAGCAACAACCCGGCGAAACAAATTGAAGAAAAGCGGGAACTCGAAAAGCCTCAAAAAAGTCCAATATCAAAAACAACAAGTCGAAAACCACAGACCTCTTCTCGCGAGCCATCACAGGAAAAAACTCTTTCTCAATCAAAGCTTGAGGATTCACCCACCATAACAAGCAAACGCACTACTCGTACCACAAGAGCGGGATCTGTTGCAAAGGACGCAACTGCTAAGCAGCATGAACCGGTAAGAAAAACGCGCGCAGCATCGATAGCCAAGGAAAGCGCGATTGTTGAAATGAGCGTAGCGGATGAGGATGTTATTGACGAgccaaaagagaaaaaaggcagAGGCAGACCACCGaaagtttcaaaaaatataacgTCGAATGTGACGCCCAAGAAGGAATCAATCAAAGCGAAATCTGAAGACTCAGACGAGACTCCAGAAGAAGTCGTGAAGGTCGCTAAATCGAGGGCCACGCGAACTACTTCTCAACTTCCTAAGGATACGTCCGCTGTCAAAGCAACTACTAGAAAAACAAGAGCAGGTTCTGTAGCTGCTGATGAGGTAACTGCGGCGCACGAAGAGAAGCCGACGAGGAAGACTCGGGCTGGATCCGTAGCAGTTGACGAGAAGGATAAGCCCGTACGAAGAACTCGGGCTGGATCTGTAGCAGTAGATGAAGAAGACAAACCAGCGCGGAAGACTCGAGCTGGATCTGTGGCAGTTGATGAGGAAGACAAACCAGTGCGGAAGACTCGAGCTGGATCTGTGGCAGTTGATGAAGAAGACAAACCAGCGCGAAAAACTCGTGCTGGATCTGTTGTTGTAGATGAGGAAGCTCACGAGGCAGAAAGGCCAGTCAGAAAAACGCGAGGAGCCTCTGTGGCAAAAGAGGACGAGACAGTGACATCGAGGAAAACGCGAGCATCGTCAATGGCCAAGGAAAGTAGCAATACTACCCAAGAAGATTCAAAATCGGTGCCCAAGAGAGGTACGAGAGCTTCATCGCTAGCCAAGGATATGAGTAACGCGGAAGTAGCTGATGATACCCTGGGCAAGAGATCGTCGCGGAAGCGTGGTAACTCGGTACCCAAGGAGGTGCCAGCTATCATTGTTG AACCACCTAGATTAACATCACGTGGTAGACGATCCACGAGTCTTCTTAAAGAAGTAATTCTTGAAGAGAGCATATCTCAACTGGATTCTCCAGCTAGCAGCAAACGCAACAGACTGCCACGAGCCATAGAGCAAGCAGCTGTCTCGAGTCCTGCCTCAAATACTCGCAGTCGTCGCTCTTCTATTCAGTCAGTTCCGGAAGAAATTGAAGAAGTTGTTAACCAGCCTGTTCAGACCTCTAGAACCACGTCAAAGAACACATCCGAGTCAAAAGATGAAAGCAGAACTCGACGAGCCACAAGTGTCGACTCTTCCGTAATTCCGCCCACAGGCAAACGACTTACTCGCAGTGTTCTCGCCAAGACCTCTATTTTAGAAGAGATCATACCCGAGGAATCGACGTCCAAATCGCCGCAAACGAAGAAGCAGCCTACGAGAAGAAAACGTGCGACGTCATTGTCGGTAGAAGCGATCGAGGAGgctgagaaagagaaagcgaAAGTTAAACCTAAGAGAGGTAGAAAAGCCAGTGAGAACAAGGACAAGGGTTTTTTGTTCTCACCGCCTGAAGAAGCAGGAGAAATTACGGAGAGCGGCGAAG AATGTCGTACACCGATCTTCAAGTTTTCAGAACCGACCGGACTACAGAA ATTTTTAACGCCAGTTCGCTACGACGACGATGAGGAGTCTTCCGACATGACAACAAACCTATTGAAACGCGACTTTCAGATAGACAGTGAACGAAAGACTTCAGCAAGAATCCAGCGACATCCGCGAACCTGCTTCGTACTGcccaaaaaaaataaaaaataa